In the Phaeodactylum tricornutum CCAP 1055/1 chromosome 13, whole genome shotgun sequence genome, TACCGCAGACGCTACTTTGATTTACAACAACATGCGCATCGGATCCGATGCGAATAAAGTCGTCTTTGCCGATGTCAAGGCCGCCCTGGAGCGCAACTACGGTTGCATGGGAATCAGCTGTCCTCTGGTGGGCGGATTCCACAATGGACAAGACTACGAGCTGGGTGCGACGCCGTGTACCGAAGGAACTCTACAGGGCCCCGCGGCACCCGATTTCTCCCAATTACCGTCCTCCAGCGGGGGTTCGGGCGGAGGTAACGCTGGTGTGGCGGTCGGCTGGATCCTTGCGGTATGTCTGGCTGGTGTTGTGGGCTTTATGGCCTACCGACGATTCGGCAAACGCAAGAACATCGCCGACGTCATGAAGCCGCCAGCGAACAATTTGGCGGCCGTCTCCGAAATCGCCTAAGATGCACCGAGGATAAAACTTTTAAAAGTGCATACCAAGGAGATACTATATACTATAAGAAACTGGTTTTGAGAATTATTTTTCGAATAGGTAGACTCTGTACTAGGAGTGTGTTTTCGAAGCAATGGCTAGTATACATCCGAGTGTGGTAGGTAGCTTCGATTGTTCTCCTTACGGAGGAATTCACATTTTACAATCGATTTTCCGACTGCCAGCAGTTAGGTGTGCGATAAATGTAGGTTCCCCCTTGGGTGCTTTGAGGTTTCCAACCGGGAAAGGTAAACACATTCGATAGAATAAACGACCCTGGTGATAGttcattttccaatttcGTGCCCAAATCTTTCATGATAGGCCCCAGTCCGTACTAATAGATGAGGAGATAGAATGTTAGGAACAATTTTTGCTGTTACACCCATTCTGTTTCTGTGCGGTGATGTGGACGCCAAGGTGGGGCCGGTCTTACCACTGTCACTACATTGGCTCGTCGTAGATCGACGTTCCACAAGTCGCTGCAGTAGAAAGTTGTCAACTCCCATTGTCGAGGACCTCCAACCCATCGCCGACCCGATGCCAGTAAGTGTAATAGGGGATTGAGCTCGTAACCAGTGCTTTTCACGAACAAATTTTCTGCTGCCGCTCGAAATACGACGCGTCCATCGCCACTCCCGAGATCCACAAAAGTCAACTTGGTACCGTCCCgaatttgcttttgaaaatgcGGCTGGGATaattgttggaaaagaacagTAGTGTTTGAGAAAAGTTTCGTATTACCTTTCTGCTCGAAAGCCAATATTGTCAAAACGTACCTGCTGACGTAATTGTCTAAACATGGCGTCAAGATTCTTCTGGAACGTCGGTAAATAGGGGGCACCTGTAATGTTCAACAAAATTTGCAACTTTTAGAGCACCCTACAGCCAAGTTTCAAGATAGTAGCAGTATATGAATTTCCAGGTACCTTTGCCTCGTAAGACTGGTGGCAGGCTCATCAACAGTCCTAAATTAGCTACACAAAATGCGCCAATTCCGAACGCTATGATCGGATGGAGCTTTGTTGGCGGCGAATCTTTGTCTGGCCCGCCAAGGTCACTTGCCGAGATGCCGAGTTCATCCAACGCAGCCGTAATTTCATCTGTTTCCTTCATTGCGAAGAACTTCGTCTCGCGACTGGAACTTCCTTTTTGTACAACAGTTGGTAGGAATCGACACGGATAGTCTTGACGGTGATATAATCATGACCAGGCAGAGGCCGGTTTAAATTCGGTGTttaccgcaaatagcttgtttGCTGTGTTTTTTCAAAATTAAATGTAAATGCGGATATTTGCGATACCTATTAATAACCCTAAATTTGCTCTTGTTTGCGCTGTATTTCTTTACAAGTTAGTTTTACAGGATTAGGGTTACTTTTATTAGAAATGAGAGCTGCATGAGTCTTCAAATGAAAAGTCCAAatcgactgactgtgatcgcGAGTAATTTTACGTAGAAATAGTACACATTCTACGTGCACCGCGAGTAACGCAAATACCTGGCTTATTTGCGGTGCTTCTGAAaccttatttgcggttatttgcggtgtttggGCCCAAAACCACGAATTCAAAACGGCCTTTTCATGACCAACCACCAGCGGCGGCGTTCCTCTGCAGACAAGGCCAGTGAAATTGTGCTTTGGTTTGATGCAACTGACAGTTGAGATCATCTCGATCAGAAATCAGAAAAAAGTTCAAGTACTAAAACTTTGAAAATAAAAAGTTCAAATATATTCTTAGGGCGTCCTTCCAAAAGCATCTACGGAACAACGTCGGCAGAACCCAGACTCGTCGCCTTGAAACGCAAGCCTTCATCCCTTTTCTATTTCGCAGGAAGTGGAAAACGCCTTTGAAAATAGAGCAAAAGCTGTGGAACCAAGAAGATGTCAACCTCGGGACagcaagaaagcgaagacCCAGGACTTGGGACACGTGAAAGGCGGCATCAGCAAAGAATGAAATCGGCAGCGTTGTCCTCTGATCACACCAGGTCTCTCGGTACTGACGAGGAATTGCAGTCGCTGACTGCAAAGAGATCCTTAGAAAAAGACGCTTTTTCCAAGACCACCGGGGGAGATTTCGGAATCTGCTTGTTTTGGGGCTTAACATTGGCCGGCATCGCATCCAGTATGCTGACCACCACGTTCGGGATTTTCCACGTTGACGTCTTTTTGCGGTCCTATCAGCTCCCTCTGTCGACTTACTCGTACGGAAATGCCGTCTATGCAATAATAAACACTGCCAACGATCTTGCGGGTGCTTGGTTGGTGGACCATGTTGCCACACGTCGGAATCGGACAGATCTCGTAGGCATGGCTGGTTGCATATTCGCAGTTTGTTTCCTGACTCCTTTTT is a window encoding:
- a CDS encoding predicted protein; translation: MKETDEITAALDELGISASDLGGPDKDSPPTKLHPIIAFGIGAFCVANLGLLMSLPPVLRGKGAPYLPTFQKNLDAMFRQLRQQPHFQKQIRDGTKLTFVDLGSGDGRVVFRAAAENLFVKSTGYELNPLLHLLASGRRWVGGPRQWELTTFYCSDLWNVDLRRANVVTVYGLGPIMKDLGTKLENELSPGSFILSNVFTFPGWKPQSTQGGTYIYRTPNCWQSENRL